The Myxococcota bacterium genome has a segment encoding these proteins:
- a CDS encoding pyruvate carboxylase has product MAPIERLLIANRGEIAIRIHRACADLGIRSIAIHSHEDRYSLHRFKADEAYPLGDAGEPVRAYLDVGRILGVAREARADAVHPGYGFLSENATFAAAVRRAGLRFVGPTPELLEQLGDKVRAREAAERAGLPLIPGSPPVATLEEARAQAEAIGYPLMVKAAGGGGGRGLRIARTPRDLEVAFGSARSEAGSAFGNDAVFLERLLERPKHIEVQILADEHGDVVHLWERDCSIQRRHQKVLELAPAPHLDPDVRRALCESAVAFARSVGYRNAGTVEFLLEGDEFFFIEMNPRIQVEHTVTEEVTGIDLVASQIRIAEGATLEELGIRQDEIATRGVAIQCRITTENPQNRFTPDFGRISGYRSPGGPGVRLDAGSAFTGALITPYYDSLLVKLTTRGRNLEDVARRARRALSEFRVRGVETNVQFLENLLRHPSFLAGECTTHFIDETPELLATRERGDGGDELVRYLADVTVNGRPGVDRRARPSRSHEPFVPGWDASVPPPPGTRQILEERGAEGFVAWMAAERRLLVTDTTFRDAHQSLLATRMRTHDMLAVAPALARSASGLFSLEMWGGATFDVAMRFLDEDPWERLDRLREAIPNILFQMLLRGANAVGYTTYPDAVVRRFVREAAARGIDLFRIFDSLNWTEQMQVAIDAVRESGKIAEAAICYTGDILDPSRERYALDYYVKLAKDLVDRGAHVIAIKDMAGLLKPYAAGRLVRALKDEVGVPIHLHSHDTAGVQAAAYLQAAEAGVDAVDCAFGPLSGSTSQPNLQSVVAMMEANDERRTGLPLHDLLAFDAYWEATRELYAAFDRAPRTGSAEVYEHEIPGGQYTNLRAQAVALGLGDRWREVTRMYARVNDMFGDIVKVTPSSKVVGDLALYMLSNDLEPEAVLERGSDISFPESVIGFFEGRIGQPAYGFPERLQQLVLKGRAPITGRPGADLPDIDWDVAAREAGELLGRDPSASDVLSYVLYPRVFRDFAKARSNEGDVSALPTRAFFFGLEAGEEVHVQLEPGKVSVIRLIGIGEPNEEGRIPLFFELDGQPQRVSVRSASLASTVQEHRKADPDDPRHVAAPLTGLVASYSHEVGDRVAAGERLCVIEAMKMETNVFGTIDAKLAEIVVPAGERVEAGDLLALLEPAGDATEAGAAKS; this is encoded by the coding sequence TTGGCCCCGATCGAACGGTTGCTGATCGCCAACCGCGGAGAGATCGCGATCCGCATCCATCGCGCGTGTGCCGATCTCGGCATCCGCTCGATCGCCATCCACTCCCACGAGGACCGCTACTCGCTGCACCGCTTCAAGGCCGACGAGGCCTACCCGCTCGGCGACGCGGGCGAGCCCGTGCGCGCGTACCTCGACGTCGGGCGCATCCTGGGCGTGGCGCGCGAGGCGCGCGCCGACGCCGTCCACCCCGGGTACGGCTTCCTGTCCGAGAACGCGACCTTCGCGGCCGCCGTGCGGCGCGCCGGGCTGCGGTTCGTCGGCCCGACGCCCGAGCTGCTCGAGCAGCTGGGCGACAAGGTGCGCGCGCGCGAGGCGGCCGAGCGCGCAGGGCTGCCGCTGATCCCGGGAAGCCCGCCGGTCGCGACGCTCGAGGAGGCGCGCGCGCAGGCCGAGGCGATCGGCTACCCGCTGATGGTCAAGGCCGCGGGCGGCGGCGGCGGCCGCGGCCTGCGCATCGCGCGCACCCCGCGCGACCTCGAGGTGGCCTTCGGGTCGGCGCGCAGCGAAGCGGGGAGCGCCTTCGGAAACGACGCCGTCTTCCTCGAGCGCCTGCTCGAGCGCCCGAAGCACATCGAGGTGCAGATCCTCGCGGACGAGCACGGCGACGTCGTCCATCTCTGGGAGCGCGACTGCTCGATCCAGCGCCGCCACCAGAAGGTGCTCGAGCTCGCTCCCGCGCCCCATCTCGACCCGGACGTCCGTCGCGCGCTGTGCGAGAGCGCGGTCGCCTTCGCGCGCAGCGTCGGCTACCGCAACGCCGGCACCGTCGAGTTCCTGCTCGAGGGCGACGAGTTCTTCTTCATCGAGATGAACCCGCGCATCCAGGTCGAGCACACCGTCACCGAGGAGGTGACGGGCATCGATCTCGTCGCGTCGCAGATCCGCATCGCGGAGGGCGCGACGCTCGAGGAGCTCGGCATCCGCCAGGACGAGATCGCGACGCGCGGCGTCGCGATCCAGTGCCGGATCACGACCGAGAACCCGCAGAACCGCTTCACGCCCGACTTCGGCCGCATCTCCGGCTATCGCTCGCCCGGCGGCCCCGGCGTTCGTCTCGACGCGGGATCCGCGTTCACCGGCGCGCTGATCACCCCGTACTACGACTCGCTGCTCGTCAAGCTGACGACGCGCGGTCGCAACCTCGAGGACGTGGCGCGCCGCGCGCGGCGCGCGCTCTCGGAGTTCCGCGTGCGCGGCGTCGAGACGAACGTCCAGTTCCTCGAGAACCTGCTGCGCCACCCGAGCTTCCTGGCAGGCGAGTGCACGACGCACTTCATCGACGAGACGCCCGAGCTGCTCGCGACCCGCGAGCGCGGCGACGGCGGCGACGAGCTCGTCCGCTACCTCGCCGACGTCACCGTGAACGGGCGCCCCGGCGTCGATCGGCGAGCCCGCCCGTCGCGCTCGCACGAGCCGTTCGTGCCCGGCTGGGACGCGAGCGTCCCGCCGCCTCCGGGAACGCGCCAGATCCTCGAAGAGCGCGGCGCGGAGGGCTTCGTCGCGTGGATGGCGGCCGAACGGCGGCTGCTCGTCACGGACACCACGTTCCGCGATGCGCACCAGTCGCTCCTCGCGACGCGCATGCGCACGCACGACATGCTCGCCGTGGCGCCGGCGCTCGCGCGCTCGGCCTCCGGGCTCTTCTCGCTCGAGATGTGGGGTGGCGCCACGTTCGACGTCGCGATGCGCTTCCTCGACGAGGATCCGTGGGAACGGCTCGACCGGCTGCGCGAGGCCATCCCCAACATCCTGTTCCAGATGCTGCTGCGCGGCGCGAACGCGGTCGGCTACACGACCTATCCCGACGCCGTGGTCCGCCGGTTCGTCCGCGAGGCGGCGGCGCGCGGCATCGACCTCTTCCGGATCTTCGACTCCCTCAACTGGACCGAGCAGATGCAGGTCGCGATCGACGCCGTGCGCGAGAGCGGGAAGATCGCCGAGGCGGCGATCTGCTACACGGGCGACATCCTCGACCCTTCGCGCGAGCGCTATGCGCTCGACTACTACGTGAAGCTCGCGAAGGATCTCGTCGACCGCGGCGCGCACGTGATCGCGATCAAGGACATGGCGGGGCTGCTCAAGCCCTACGCGGCAGGGCGGCTCGTGCGGGCGCTGAAGGACGAGGTCGGCGTCCCCATCCATCTCCACTCGCACGACACGGCGGGCGTGCAGGCGGCGGCCTATCTGCAGGCCGCCGAGGCGGGCGTCGATGCGGTCGACTGCGCGTTCGGTCCGCTCTCGGGCTCGACGTCGCAGCCCAACCTGCAGAGCGTCGTGGCGATGATGGAGGCGAACGACGAGCGTCGCACCGGCCTCCCGCTCCACGATCTGCTCGCGTTCGACGCGTACTGGGAGGCGACGCGCGAGCTCTACGCCGCGTTCGATCGCGCGCCGCGCACGGGCAGCGCCGAGGTGTACGAGCACGAGATCCCCGGCGGCCAGTACACGAACCTGCGCGCGCAGGCGGTCGCGCTCGGTCTCGGCGACCGCTGGCGCGAGGTGACGCGCATGTACGCGCGCGTCAACGACATGTTCGGCGACATCGTGAAGGTGACGCCGTCGTCGAAGGTCGTCGGCGATCTCGCGCTGTACATGCTGTCGAACGATCTCGAGCCCGAGGCGGTGCTCGAGCGCGGGAGCGACATCTCGTTCCCCGAGAGCGTGATCGGGTTCTTCGAGGGCCGCATCGGCCAGCCCGCGTACGGATTCCCGGAGCGCCTGCAGCAGCTCGTGCTCAAGGGGCGCGCTCCGATCACGGGTCGGCCGGGCGCCGACCTCCCCGACATCGACTGGGACGTCGCGGCGCGCGAGGCGGGCGAGCTGCTCGGGCGCGACCCGTCCGCTTCCGACGTGCTCTCGTACGTGCTCTACCCGCGCGTCTTCCGCGACTTCGCGAAGGCGCGATCGAACGAGGGCGACGTGTCGGCGCTGCCGACGCGCGCCTTCTTCTTCGGCCTCGAGGCGGGCGAGGAGGTGCACGTCCAGCTCGAGCCGGGCAAGGTGAGCGTGATCCGCCTGATCGGGATCGGCGAGCCCAACGAGGAAGGGCGCATCCCGCTCTTCTTCGAGCTCGATGGTCAGCCGCAGCGCGTCAGCGTCCGCAGCGCGAGCCTCGCGAGCACCGTGCAGGAGCACCGCAAGGCCGACCCCGACGACCCGCGTCACGTCGCGGCGCCGCTCACGGGTCTCGTCGCTTCCTACTCGCACGAGGTCGGTGACCGCGTCGCGGCCGGCGAGCGCCTGTGCGTGATCGAGGCGATGAAGATGGAGACGAACGTCTTCGGAACCATCGACGCGAAGCTCGCCGAGATCGTCGTGCCGGCCGGTGAGCGCGTCGAGGCGGGCGACCTGCTCGCGCTGCTCGAGCCGGCGGGCGACGCGACGGAAGCGGGCGCGGCGAAGAGCTGA
- a CDS encoding SCP2 sterol-binding domain-containing protein, with the protein MSGDARAFYTERLPAQVDRALDDARAHGDAPGSLWARLREVDAAIEARVGDERYFLAIEAGRMRATAAPAAPPFLTIVHEGNSFGALERAAGDSALGFLGAVAGLGRELRLTKRRVDELRRVEGCVGLTVRGEGGFALRTHFGSGAPPDEAHCRIALDADVFAALRAGETDAESAFLAGRVDIEGDVQKAMQLAVAILADD; encoded by the coding sequence GTGAGCGGCGACGCGCGCGCCTTCTACACGGAGCGGCTCCCCGCGCAGGTCGATCGCGCGCTCGACGACGCGCGCGCGCACGGCGACGCGCCGGGGTCGCTGTGGGCGCGTCTGCGCGAGGTCGACGCGGCGATCGAGGCGCGCGTCGGCGACGAGCGGTACTTCCTCGCGATCGAGGCGGGGCGCATGCGCGCGACCGCCGCGCCCGCGGCGCCGCCCTTCCTCACGATCGTGCACGAGGGGAACAGCTTCGGCGCCCTCGAGCGCGCGGCGGGCGATTCGGCGCTCGGCTTCCTGGGCGCGGTCGCGGGGCTCGGCCGGGAGCTGCGGCTCACGAAGCGTCGCGTCGACGAGCTGCGGCGGGTCGAGGGCTGCGTCGGGCTCACGGTGCGCGGCGAGGGCGGGTTCGCGCTGCGCACCCACTTCGGGAGCGGTGCGCCGCCGGACGAAGCGCACTGCCGCATCGCACTCGACGCCGACGTCTTCGCCGCCCTGCGCGCCGGCGAGACGGATGCCGAGAGCGCCTTCCTCGCCGGGCGCGTCGACATCGAGGGCGACGTCCAGAAGGCGATGCAGCTCGCGGTCGCGATCCTCGCGGACGACTGA
- the mltG gene encoding endolytic transglycosylase MltG — MAIGAVAALAAAAALAAAIAAARRLEPVDPSGEPRAFEVATGATLSQIAAALEREGLVRDARAFVALAQWRELDGRLRAGEFDVSPAWSAGEVLAQLTSGRVRTHPVSIPEGLRIADVAARVEGAGLASAADFERAARDPALARELGIEADDLEGYLFPETYRFPRGVAAADVARALVAQFFRVWAEIAPRAQGLALSRHEIVTLASIVEKETGAADERPLIASVFLNRLKRGMRLETDPTVIFGIPDFDGNLRRVHLEDAGNPYNTYRISGLPPGPIASPGRAALEAVVAPADSRFLYFVARGDGTHEFSARYADHARAVDRYQRRRRR; from the coding sequence ATGGCGATCGGTGCGGTCGCCGCGCTCGCCGCGGCCGCGGCGCTCGCGGCGGCGATCGCCGCGGCGCGCCGGCTCGAGCCCGTCGATCCGAGCGGCGAGCCGCGCGCCTTCGAGGTCGCGACCGGCGCGACGCTGTCGCAGATCGCAGCCGCGCTCGAGCGCGAGGGCCTCGTGCGCGACGCGCGCGCGTTCGTCGCGCTCGCGCAGTGGCGGGAGCTCGACGGACGGCTCCGCGCCGGCGAGTTCGACGTCTCGCCCGCGTGGAGCGCAGGCGAGGTGCTGGCGCAGCTCACGAGCGGCCGCGTCCGCACCCATCCCGTGTCGATTCCGGAGGGGCTGCGCATCGCCGACGTCGCCGCGCGCGTCGAGGGGGCGGGCCTCGCGAGCGCAGCGGACTTCGAGCGCGCCGCGCGCGACCCGGCGCTCGCGCGCGAGCTCGGCATCGAGGCGGACGACCTCGAGGGCTACCTGTTCCCCGAGACGTACCGCTTCCCGCGCGGCGTCGCGGCCGCGGACGTCGCGCGCGCCCTCGTCGCGCAGTTCTTCCGCGTCTGGGCCGAGATCGCGCCGCGCGCACAGGGGCTCGCCCTGTCGCGCCACGAAATCGTGACGCTCGCCTCGATCGTCGAGAAGGAGACGGGCGCGGCCGACGAGCGACCGCTGATCGCATCGGTCTTCCTGAACCGGCTGAAGCGGGGCATGCGACTCGAGACGGACCCGACCGTGATCTTCGGCATCCCCGACTTCGACGGGAACCTCCGGCGCGTGCACCTCGAGGACGCGGGCAACCCGTACAACACGTACCGGATCTCCGGGCTGCCGCCGGGGCCGATCGCGAGCCCGGGGCGCGCCGCGCTCGAAGCGGTCGTCGCGCCGGCCGATTCGCGTTTCCTCTACTTCGTCGCGCGCGGCGACGGAACGCACGAGTTCTCCGCTCGTTATGCGGACCACGCGCGGGCCGTCGACCGGTATCAGCGGAGGCGGAGGCGGTGA
- the ruvX gene encoding Holliday junction resolvase RuvX, translating to MRVLGIDLGIRRIGLALSDPDATFAQPHGVLERRGDARDLAAIGELVREHGVAHIVVGLPIHMTGRRGPEAKEAERFAAALASATALPVDLVDERWTTVEAERSLREMGQVGKKGRRRRQHVDAVAASLLLRTFLDRLRIEAERGGATR from the coding sequence ATGCGCGTCCTCGGCATCGACCTCGGCATCCGCCGCATCGGGCTCGCGCTCTCCGACCCCGACGCCACGTTCGCCCAGCCCCACGGTGTGCTCGAGCGCCGCGGCGACGCTCGTGACCTGGCCGCCATCGGCGAGCTCGTGCGCGAGCACGGCGTCGCGCACATCGTCGTCGGGCTCCCGATCCACATGACCGGCCGCCGCGGCCCCGAGGCCAAGGAGGCAGAGCGGTTCGCGGCGGCGCTCGCGAGCGCGACGGCGCTGCCCGTCGACCTCGTCGACGAGCGCTGGACGACGGTCGAGGCCGAGCGCTCGCTCCGCGAGATGGGCCAGGTCGGCAAGAAGGGTCGGCGGCGACGCCAACACGTCGACGCCGTCGCGGCTTCACTGCTGCTGCGCACCTTCCTGGACCGCCTGCGGATCGAGGCCGAGCGCGGGGGCGCGACCCGATGA
- a CDS encoding HEAT repeat domain-containing protein, with protein MGSSDSPAHAAGLTSCLLELGRLVRAVGFYAPDDPARTQLLERTHAAWAGELARTGALGICVEPDGFRVDGIEGVLDAPPVAKLADAMRRHGIAGLFLNPELAIDAVEGLAVVLAREVSNTSDAVGLDAAHAFEAWNGMGITVLPDLGQEATAPMLDLAAAHPPHGPTAEAAPARAAEPPKRIDDDPINAPGDPAADALVAVLRLLARAADLDAYSDHAANAIRLASELCAASRELEAYRAALVLARHATGGAQADGEEIRATAQSALRELCDGPLLGFIIERSCSDAPAIGVRAAQVLLQVGEAAVPPILQRLRNARDPNRLAQLSAVVIALGERSVSPLVDEIARARGAAARIAVQLAGELQNPKLVPSLVVCLHEGDPALRKDAAKALVTIGSASHQAFVDAMTSRDAEVARLSAHCLGLLGHRRAVRPLVDALERWVKRKEDSLAREAIRALADIADPRAVPALAAVATPGPWHKRGPRIETKLAAVSALESIEGAAAERALRELRAARDPKVAERAGQVLARRSPVDSASPS; from the coding sequence ATGGGATCGAGCGACTCCCCCGCGCACGCAGCGGGCCTGACGAGCTGCCTGCTCGAGCTCGGGCGACTCGTGCGCGCCGTCGGCTTCTACGCGCCGGACGATCCGGCGCGCACGCAGCTGCTCGAGCGCACGCACGCGGCGTGGGCCGGCGAGCTCGCGAGGACGGGCGCGCTCGGCATCTGCGTCGAGCCCGACGGCTTCCGCGTCGACGGCATCGAGGGCGTGCTCGACGCGCCGCCCGTCGCGAAGCTCGCCGACGCGATGCGCCGGCACGGCATCGCCGGCCTCTTCCTCAACCCCGAGCTCGCGATCGACGCCGTCGAAGGCCTCGCGGTCGTGCTCGCGCGCGAGGTCTCGAACACGTCGGACGCCGTCGGGCTCGACGCCGCGCACGCGTTCGAGGCGTGGAACGGCATGGGCATCACGGTGCTGCCGGACCTCGGCCAGGAAGCGACGGCGCCGATGCTGGACCTCGCCGCGGCACACCCGCCTCACGGCCCCACCGCCGAGGCGGCGCCCGCGCGCGCGGCCGAGCCGCCGAAGCGCATCGACGACGACCCGATCAACGCCCCCGGCGATCCGGCGGCGGACGCGCTCGTCGCGGTGCTGCGCCTGCTCGCCCGCGCCGCCGACCTCGACGCCTACTCCGATCACGCCGCCAACGCGATCCGACTCGCGAGCGAGCTGTGCGCGGCGTCGCGCGAGCTCGAGGCGTACCGCGCGGCGCTCGTGCTCGCTCGCCACGCGACGGGCGGCGCACAGGCCGACGGCGAGGAGATCCGCGCGACGGCGCAGTCCGCGCTGCGCGAGCTCTGCGACGGCCCGCTCCTCGGCTTCATCATCGAGCGCTCCTGCAGCGACGCGCCCGCGATCGGCGTGCGCGCCGCGCAGGTGCTGCTGCAGGTCGGCGAGGCCGCCGTGCCGCCGATCCTCCAGCGCCTGCGCAACGCGCGCGACCCGAACCGCCTCGCGCAGCTCTCCGCGGTCGTGATCGCGCTCGGCGAGCGCTCCGTGTCGCCCCTCGTCGACGAGATCGCGCGCGCGCGCGGCGCCGCCGCGCGCATCGCCGTGCAGCTCGCCGGCGAGCTCCAGAACCCGAAGCTCGTGCCGAGCCTCGTCGTGTGCCTGCACGAGGGCGACCCGGCGCTCCGCAAGGACGCCGCGAAGGCGCTCGTCACGATCGGGAGCGCATCGCACCAGGCCTTCGTCGACGCGATGACGAGCCGCGACGCCGAGGTCGCGCGGCTCTCCGCGCACTGCCTCGGGCTGCTCGGACACCGCCGTGCCGTGCGACCGCTCGTCGATGCGCTCGAGCGGTGGGTGAAGCGCAAGGAGGACTCGCTCGCGCGCGAGGCGATCCGCGCGCTCGCCGACATCGCCGACCCCCGCGCGGTGCCGGCGCTCGCGGCCGTCGCCACGCCCGGCCCCTGGCACAAGCGCGGGCCGCGCATCGAGACCAAGCTCGCCGCGGTGAGCGCGCTCGAGTCGATCGAAGGCGCGGCTGCGGAGCGTGCGCTGCGCGAGCTTCGCGCCGCGCGCGATCCCAAGGTCGCGGAGCGCGCGGGCCAGGTGCTCGCCCGCCGCAGCCCCGTCGACTCGGCGTCCCCGAGCTAG
- a CDS encoding phosphatidylglycerophosphatase A — translation MGTEVAEGRGGSALATSPAVWIATVAGVGFAPLAPGTAGSAVAVVLFAATARLGLTAHLALSAAIGIAGVWAAGASERAFGRADDGRIVVDEVAGQLVALTPLVLAPLAWVDGRWPVGLVTAFVAFRVFDIAKPGPVRWAERRFAGGLGVMADDIVAGALAALAVAATGLALELVFAVPAGGVVAGGGLQ, via the coding sequence ATGGGAACGGAGGTCGCGGAAGGGCGGGGCGGGTCCGCGCTCGCGACGTCGCCCGCCGTGTGGATCGCGACGGTTGCGGGCGTCGGCTTCGCGCCGCTCGCGCCCGGCACGGCCGGCTCGGCCGTCGCCGTCGTCCTCTTCGCCGCGACGGCCCGGCTCGGGCTCACCGCCCACCTCGCGCTGAGCGCGGCGATCGGCATCGCCGGCGTCTGGGCGGCGGGCGCGAGCGAGCGCGCCTTCGGCCGCGCGGACGACGGTCGCATCGTCGTCGACGAGGTCGCCGGACAGCTCGTGGCCCTGACGCCGCTCGTCCTGGCACCGCTCGCGTGGGTGGATGGGCGTTGGCCGGTCGGGCTCGTGACCGCATTCGTCGCGTTCCGGGTGTTCGATATCGCCAAGCCCGGCCCCGTGCGCTGGGCCGAGCGGCGCTTCGCGGGAGGTCTCGGGGTGATGGCGGACGACATCGTGGCCGGCGCGCTCGCAGCACTCGCCGTGGCGGCGACGGGGCTCGCACTCGAGCTCGTGTTCGCCGTGCCGGCGGGGGGTGTGGTCGCGGGCGGGGGGCTGCAGTGA
- a CDS encoding competence/damage-inducible protein A — protein sequence MKAEVLTIGDELLRGEIVDSNKSFLSDRLLALDIQTHFHSSVRDDRDDMRDAFRRAIGRADVVLVSGGLGPTRDDLTTEVLAETLGLDLVRDDASLEAIRAFFANVGREMARNNEKQAWFPRGADVLANPIGTAPGFMVAAEGALVFCMPGVPRELHRMMDEQVLPRIAARRSAVAGGPSIVVRAALLRTFGIGESSLDAELADIANESDVALGFRTAFPDNYLRPLARAATVAEAEEKLAHLCAAVRERLGAVVYGEGDDTLEVVVVRALRERGLTLATAESCTGGSIAAKLTDVPGSSACFRGGVVAYANDAKVALLGVDAGVLAEHGAVSEPVARAMAEGARARFGADLALATTGISGPDGGTEEKPVGLVYIALASERGTHCDRFVFPLDRARHRQLTTHTALDWVRRSLLGADLVGPTLMRRAGGASAPSAAAKERRDG from the coding sequence GTGAAGGCCGAGGTGCTCACGATCGGCGACGAGCTCCTGCGCGGCGAGATCGTCGACTCGAACAAGTCGTTCCTGTCGGATCGCCTGCTCGCGCTCGACATCCAGACGCACTTCCACAGCTCGGTTCGCGACGACCGCGACGACATGCGCGACGCGTTCCGGCGCGCGATCGGGCGGGCGGACGTCGTGCTCGTGTCGGGCGGCCTCGGGCCGACGCGGGACGATCTCACCACCGAGGTGCTCGCGGAGACGCTCGGCCTCGATCTCGTGCGCGACGACGCGTCGCTCGAGGCGATCCGCGCCTTCTTCGCGAACGTCGGCCGCGAGATGGCGCGCAACAACGAGAAGCAGGCCTGGTTCCCGCGCGGCGCCGACGTGCTGGCGAACCCGATCGGCACCGCGCCGGGCTTCATGGTCGCGGCCGAGGGCGCGCTCGTCTTCTGCATGCCGGGCGTTCCGCGCGAGCTCCACCGCATGATGGACGAGCAGGTGCTGCCGCGGATCGCGGCGCGCCGCAGCGCCGTCGCGGGCGGGCCGTCGATCGTCGTGCGGGCGGCGCTGCTTCGCACGTTCGGCATCGGCGAGTCGTCCCTCGACGCCGAGCTCGCGGACATCGCGAACGAGAGCGACGTCGCGCTCGGCTTCCGCACGGCGTTCCCGGACAACTATCTGCGGCCCCTCGCGCGCGCCGCGACGGTCGCCGAGGCCGAGGAGAAGCTCGCGCATCTGTGCGCGGCGGTCCGCGAGCGGCTCGGTGCGGTCGTCTACGGAGAGGGCGACGACACGCTCGAGGTCGTCGTCGTCCGCGCGCTGCGCGAGCGCGGGCTGACACTCGCGACGGCCGAGAGCTGCACGGGGGGCTCGATCGCCGCGAAGCTGACCGACGTCCCGGGCAGCTCGGCCTGCTTCCGCGGCGGCGTCGTCGCCTACGCGAACGACGCGAAGGTGGCGTTGCTCGGCGTCGATGCGGGCGTGCTCGCGGAGCACGGTGCCGTGTCCGAGCCGGTCGCGCGCGCAATGGCGGAGGGCGCGCGCGCGCGCTTCGGCGCCGATCTCGCACTGGCCACGACGGGCATCTCGGGGCCCGACGGCGGGACGGAGGAGAAGCCCGTCGGCCTCGTCTACATCGCGCTCGCGAGCGAGCGCGGCACGCACTGCGACCGGTTCGTCTTCCCGCTCGACCGCGCGCGCCACCGCCAGCTCACGACGCACACCGCACTCGACTGGGTGCGGCGCTCGCTGCTCGGGGCCGACCTCGTCGGTCCGACGCTGATGCGCCGCGCGGGCGGGGCGAGCGCGCCGTCGGCCGCCGCAAAGGAGCGGCGCGATGGCTGA
- the thpR gene encoding RNA 2',3'-cyclic phosphodiesterase, translating into MAEASVRAFFAVGLEEPLRAEAREVAERLRERVRAARRHTPRAVEARFANEEGWHVTLRFLGDLALPQVGELAARAREAVAAIAPFEIRLGRAITFPPRRPRVLALDVAPHEPLETMAMALDRAAVEGGLAGEARPFRAHVTLARSRGAGFRERDAEGVAAAGRARQWVRDVVLFESDLRPDGARYTPLERVALGEGGHP; encoded by the coding sequence ATGGCTGAGGCGAGCGTGCGCGCCTTCTTCGCCGTGGGCCTCGAAGAGCCGCTGCGCGCGGAGGCGCGCGAGGTCGCGGAGCGGCTGCGCGAGCGCGTCCGCGCCGCGCGGCGGCACACGCCGCGCGCGGTCGAGGCGCGATTCGCGAACGAGGAAGGGTGGCACGTCACGCTGCGCTTCCTCGGCGACCTGGCTCTGCCGCAGGTCGGCGAGCTCGCGGCGCGCGCGCGCGAGGCCGTCGCGGCGATCGCTCCGTTCGAAATCCGCCTCGGTCGAGCCATCACGTTTCCGCCGCGCCGCCCGCGCGTCCTCGCGCTCGACGTCGCGCCGCACGAGCCCCTCGAGACGATGGCGATGGCGCTCGATCGCGCGGCGGTCGAGGGCGGGCTCGCGGGCGAGGCGCGCCCGTTCCGCGCGCACGTGACGCTCGCGCGCAGCCGAGGTGCGGGCTTCCGCGAGCGCGACGCCGAGGGCGTCGCCGCGGCCGGTCGCGCGCGCCAGTGGGTGCGCGACGTCGTGCTCTTCGAGAGCGATCTGCGCCCCGACGGCGCCCGTTACACGCCGCTCGAGCGCGTCGCGCTCGGCGAAGGAGGTCACCCCTGA
- the recA gene encoding recombinase RecA: protein MAKPKTTEKLDSRGKETDRKKAVELAVSTIEKQFGKGAIVAMGDDSVDRDVKSFSSGSPSLDIALGIGGYPRGRVIEIYGPESSGKTTLTLHAVAQVQRRGGVAAFIDAEHALDVNYARRLGVNVDELLVSQPDTGEQALEIADVLLRSGAIDLVVVDSVAALVPRAEIEGEMGDSHVGLHARLMSQALRKLTGTVSKTGSTIIFINQIRMKIGVMFGNPETTTGGNALKFYSSVRIDVRRIAAIKDGDNVIGNRTRVKVVKNKVAPPFRQAEFDILYNEGISMEGDLLDLAVEEGIVEKSGAWYSYANERIGQGRENARRFIKDNPDALEAIADQVFAAKGLKRPAPAVLADDSAASAVVDAEE from the coding sequence ATGGCCAAGCCGAAGACGACCGAGAAGCTCGACAGCCGCGGCAAGGAGACCGATCGCAAGAAGGCGGTCGAGCTCGCGGTCTCGACGATCGAGAAGCAGTTCGGGAAGGGCGCGATCGTCGCGATGGGCGACGATTCGGTGGACCGGGACGTGAAGTCGTTCTCGTCGGGGTCGCCGAGCCTCGACATCGCGCTCGGCATCGGCGGCTATCCGCGCGGCCGCGTGATCGAGATCTACGGGCCCGAGTCGAGCGGCAAGACGACGCTGACGCTGCACGCGGTGGCGCAGGTGCAGCGGCGCGGCGGAGTGGCCGCGTTCATCGACGCCGAGCACGCGCTCGACGTCAACTACGCGCGGCGGCTCGGCGTGAACGTCGACGAGCTGCTCGTGTCGCAGCCCGACACCGGCGAGCAGGCCCTCGAGATCGCCGACGTGCTGCTGCGCTCCGGCGCGATCGACCTCGTGGTCGTCGACTCGGTCGCGGCGCTCGTGCCGCGCGCGGAGATCGAGGGCGAGATGGGCGACTCGCACGTCGGCCTGCACGCGCGGCTCATGAGCCAGGCGCTGCGCAAGCTCACCGGAACGGTCTCGAAGACGGGCTCGACGATCATCTTCATCAACCAGATCCGCATGAAGATCGGCGTGATGTTCGGCAACCCCGAGACGACCACGGGCGGCAACGCGCTCAAGTTCTACTCGTCCGTGCGCATCGACGTGCGCCGCATCGCCGCGATCAAGGACGGCGACAACGTCATCGGCAACCGCACGCGCGTGAAGGTCGTGAAGAACAAGGTGGCGCCGCCGTTCCGGCAGGCCGAGTTCGACATCCTCTACAACGAGGGCATCTCGATGGAGGGCGACCTGCTCGATCTCGCGGTCGAGGAGGGCATCGTCGAGAAGAGCGGAGCCTGGTACTCCTACGCGAACGAACGGATCGGGCAGGGGCGCGAGAACGCGCGCCGCTTCATCAAGGACAACCCGGATGCGCTCGAGGCGATCGCCGACCAGGTGTTCGCGGCGAAGGGCCTGAAGCGGCCCGCGCCGGCCGTGCTCGCCGACGATTCCGCGGCGAGCGCGGTGGTGGACGCCGAGGAGTAG